DNA from Daucus carota subsp. sativus chromosome 1, DH1 v3.0, whole genome shotgun sequence:
AGAAATAGAATAAAGAATAAAGTGTGTAAAACTATCCAATTAGAATGACACACTTTTACTAACGAGAATGTAACAAAGCTCCTAGGGGGTTTCGgttattaaaagaaataaaggcaaataattaaataatggtGTTAACTAATGGTATTTTGGTACTTATGGACAACCTTTAAGGTGTTTCGGTTATTAATAACGAGATGCAATCACAATATGTACCTGCTGCAACCCTATTGACTGCAGACGAGCTGACTTGTCTTCTAAAACACCCCAAAACTCGTTTTCATCAGACAACCAAATGACCACAGTCTCCGTAAGCCTAGCAAGCAAAACCTTTTGTATCTTTTCCTTCCCGAGTAAGACATCTCCAGCTACAGTTGCTAGCTGTTGCAGCTTTCCAAATAACGCCTGCAGGCACAacagaattttcttttttgatcaCCCACACACAACAAAATTTTATCCATACAGTACAGGTAATTCaaccaaaaacaaaattatgaaGATGTGCCAAGTTAGGTTCAGACTTATATCTAGAAAATTTTGTTGGTGTTTAGCAAACAAACAGTAAAAACTAGTGAGAAGCATGGTCAAAGGTACAGCAGTATTTAAAGAATAAGTCAAATTTCTCCATGGGGGATTGTCAAGAAGACCCGACCAGAGATGGAAGTTGGAACAATTATGAGCCTCAGCTGAATTAGACTACACGCGTGGATCATCTACCACAATCAATAACTATTTAGTAAAGCATAGAAAGAAAACAGGAACATTATTAAGCATGCAAAGagttttttttctaattatgcAAAGAGGATTATCCTTACACTACAGTCTCAATAATGAGAAAAAGAATAACCTGGAATGGTAACGAAGGAAGAGGGTCAGAATCCCAGACAAGGTCATCTCCTTCTCCATTTAGATAAATTTCTGCATCTAGTCGGGCTTCACCATCTCTAGAATAtataaagttcaaaacataCTGCCGACAAAAATGATCTCTCAGCTTATCCAGTGAACGTTGAATGTGGCGTCTCCATTCCTTAAAATCTATGTTACTACTAGGAGAGGGAGTTGTTTTATTAAGAGCACTTTCAGCTTCCATGAGTTCATTCAATACACTCCAAATTCTTGAAACAACCATCGGCAGTAGCTCATCTGCAACTGTAAATGCAGTTCCTAATAGTGCAAGCTGCTGGGAATCTGTTTCAGCTCTATAAGGTATAGCCTCTTTCAGCTCCGTTAGACTATCATCTTCCGAAGGACTAGGTAAGGCTTTGATGAGAGCATCaacataattatcaaatagCTGTGAAATTCTAATCAAAGTACTGCCTCCAAAGTGTACAATGGTTAGGCGGGTTAGCTGCTCTACTATATCCTGTTGAGTTGAAGAAAATTACATGTTAGATTCCAAAAAAActgaaatatcttttttaagCAATTACAAGAATGTTTAGGTGAGAAGATCATCTTATAGGTATTTAGTTATGTGTTTAAATGTAACATATACTTGGTAGGCAGGATAAAAAAATCACTGaaatattatcaatattttcttCAAATGAAGTCCCAATCCAAACTGATGCATTCGAATTCTCCCATCTCAATTAGCATTTCATAGGTAGAATACAATGGATTTTGAGGGAAAAACATGTAAATACAATACATGCTTGAgttaaatatataacatacaaCTATCCAGAGTATATAAGCACACCGGAACTGAATCTATGTTATCCACACAGGTATTGGAATATACATGTAAAAGAGctgaatatatatttagaattgGATGAGATTCTATACTTAACtacaatatatttttcagtCAAATTAGAGCAATGAATGATCCCTTACTACATTAGGTACATTCATTGATGCACCAAGAACAAAAGGGAGTGCTCTTGACTTTAACATATTAGGAGGTATAGCTGGAAACAGAGGATAAAGGAACCCTCAAAACCTAAGAAACCTTGCTTATTTTGAGATAAATGTTTGCTGCCTCAACTTTATATCAGATAAATATATGATCCAAGTCTGTTccaacatatattatatgtgcaaTGTTTACACAAGTCCCACTAAAGACTACTCTTCAGTTCAGTAACGACCACTGCACTTTACTTAAGAATTCAAAGGTTAAAGCAAGCTTTAAACAATTTCAGCATTCAGCAATAATGTAGAAATTATAACTCACTTTGACATTGAAAATGAACCTCATTCCACTGTCAACAATCACATTATTAGATGATGCTGAAAATATAGACAGTGGAGATGCCAAACGAGGTGACAACGGCAAGCTCTCATCATTTCCTGCCAGGTCAAGAACCACCTTTCGAGCCCGTCGAAAATTTAACTCCAAAACCTCTTCTATGTATGGCCGCAAAAGCACCAGTAACAATTCTGAGAGTTTTATGCCTTGAGACTCTAATGCAGAACAGTGGTTAAGACTAGCCTGAACACAAATGCTAGCAACACGTAAAGCAAGTACTGTTTCGGAAGAGGGTGCATTTTCCTTGACTAATCGTATATAAGTTTCAACCTCACATTCTGCCCATTGAACAATTCTACTGCTGTGAAGGGGATTATCACCAAACATCTGAACAGCATCCCTTGCTGTCATAGAAATTGCAGAGAATAAAAGATTAGACAGCGTAGCTGGATATGTTCCAGGGTAACATGGGCAAAGGGGAATAAAATTTTCTATGCTTCTTTGAAGGCGTGATGCATATGCTTTTAGCAGTAGCTGATGAGCCAATGGACCTTTTCCGAGCTTTACCAAACCAGACAAAACCTCCTTTAGTTCAGTGGAACCCGCTGATGGCTGTTCCGCGATCTCAACTAGCTGATTTTCAAgcattgattttcttttcagaaAGACAGACTTGAAAGATGAAGTTTCAGTAGAAGAAGGATCACCAATGCCTTTTAGCTGGGGGTTACTTTTCTCTTCTGCACAAATCAGCTCTATTGCTGCTTCTACTCTGTGCTCAACCAGAAGAACATCAATATTCTCTAAAACATTTGACCTGTGATCTTCCTCTTCACTTTGTAAGGGATTCTTCATATCAACTTTTTGAGATTTCTGATCAGCTTCAATAAAGCCTCCATTAGCACTCGTCCATTCTTCCAGTTCCCGGCATACACCACTCATCAAATCCTGCACAAGGATTCCTTGTCCAGAAATTTGCTTCCGAAGTTCATTTAATTCATGTTCCATCTCTACAACCTCTTCTGATAACCTACAACGATTCCACAATCAGCTATTGAGATTCATGGCTATCAATACTTTAAGTATGTAATACAGTGTTCAAGCCAGGGAACCAGGATAGAATCCTTTCTGACTTCTCTTTTGTATTGAGGAAGAAAACATATTGTAAAATCATATTAACAGCATTTAATTATAAACCTTCTGATAGCTACTACAGGTATGCAGTGATATAAGTTGAGTAACTAATGCAAAAATGTGAAATTATGTCATAGGAGTGGAAGTATATACTCACAAATAATGAATCAATCTTGGCATGTTAAAACCCAATAGATCAAAAATAGAGTTGCAACTAGTGTAAGTTTCCAAAGTGTACTCCTTAGTTTCACTCCAGTGGATTTCTCCCTCTTTTAATTGGTGCACCTAGAGCAAAAACAAAAGCCACAAGTCCTGTCTTTGGCATCTATATTTTGTTTATCCTTCATCAGTGTTTTATTCttttactaaaaaaattctACTGATTGCAGAAAACATAGATATTACAGTAAAGCTTAGTTCATAATCCACTCTCCCGAGTAGATTACTAGTGTTGAACTATTATGCAAAAGACTATCTATATTTGCTACCAATTACTATGACAATTGTGATTGAGGCAAATAGGCCACAACTAATTTCAATCAACAATACTCGTAGTTATATAAACGTTTAATGGCAAATTGGAAACTGTATAACAGATCTCAGACAGCACATACgagtaattttgtttttttttaaaaacaaactgTTGTAAGAGATATTCACAACTTTAATGCAATATACTGTCCCACATAATACAAAAGTATGCATTCGTATTACCTCAAGAAAGCCATATGCTTTGCACGAGTGTTCCCACATAAGTTCTCTACTGCATCCTTTAAATCCAGAAGCTCAAAACATATCTTTCTGATGCCCTACCAACGTGAATATCCAAGCCGTTATAGGAACAGAAGATTAAAACATAAATTC
Protein-coding regions in this window:
- the LOC108205333 gene encoding exocyst complex component EXO84C; this translates as MESSEEEDDFPTIESVTPQSKIDSSYQSKFEKGIRKICFELLDLKDAVENLCGNTRAKHMAFLRLSEEVVEMEHELNELRKQISGQGILVQDLMSGVCRELEEWTSANGGFIEADQKSQKVDMKNPLQSEEEDHRSNVLENIDVLLVEHRVEAAIELICAEEKSNPQLKGIGDPSSTETSSFKSVFLKRKSMLENQLVEIAEQPSAGSTELKEVLSGLVKLGKGPLAHQLLLKAYASRLQRSIENFIPLCPCYPGTYPATLSNLLFSAISMTARDAVQMFGDNPLHSSRIVQWAECEVETYIRLVKENAPSSETVLALRVASICVQASLNHCSALESQGIKLSELLLVLLRPYIEEVLELNFRRARKVVLDLAGNDESLPLSPRLASPLSIFSASSNNVIVDSGMRFIFNVKDIVEQLTRLTIVHFGGSTLIRISQLFDNYVDALIKALPSPSEDDSLTELKEAIPYRAETDSQQLALLGTAFTVADELLPMVVSRIWSVLNELMEAESALNKTTPSPSSNIDFKEWRRHIQRSLDKLRDHFCRQYVLNFIYSRDGEARLDAEIYLNGEGDDLVWDSDPLPSLPFQALFGKLQQLATVAGDVLLGKEKIQKVLLARLTETVVIWLSDENEFWGVLEDKSARLQSIGLQQLILDMHFTVEIARFAGYPSRHVQQIASSIITRAIKTFSARGIEPQSALPEDEWFVEAAKAAINKLLLGASGSDTSEIDEEHILIDDEEVSTDSDNSPSSLSSVDSFDSFASATAADLESPIYLTDSEG